From Variovorax sp. J2L1-78, the proteins below share one genomic window:
- a CDS encoding MarR family winged helix-turn-helix transcriptional regulator gives MTEKTKSKTIQAELQAAQERSMLFARPGFLIRRLHQIHSGLFTEETKAFNITPVQYSLLTALAEHGEMDQNTLAMEIGLERTTVAEVLPRLESREFIERNQSAQDKRVKLVKLSRTGKAMVRRMEAAAQRAHDRTIEHLPAAERQLFMLQLIRLVEANNHKSVAPLRLR, from the coding sequence ATGACAGAGAAAACCAAGAGCAAGACCATCCAGGCAGAACTCCAGGCCGCGCAGGAACGCTCGATGCTGTTCGCCCGCCCGGGCTTCCTGATCCGCCGGCTGCATCAGATCCACAGCGGCCTCTTCACCGAAGAAACCAAGGCCTTCAACATCACGCCCGTGCAGTACAGCCTGCTGACCGCCCTCGCGGAGCACGGCGAGATGGACCAGAACACCCTGGCGATGGAGATCGGCCTCGAACGCACCACGGTCGCCGAGGTGCTGCCCCGCCTGGAAAGCCGCGAGTTCATCGAGCGCAACCAGTCGGCGCAGGACAAGCGCGTGAAGCTGGTCAAGCTCAGTCGCACGGGCAAGGCGATGGTTCGCCGCATGGAAGCCGCAGCCCAGCGCGCCCACGACCGCACCATCGAACACCTGCCTGCAGCCGAGCGGCAGTTGTTCATGCTGCAGCTGATTCGGCTGGTGGAAGCGAACAACCACAAGAGCGTGGCACCCCTGCGGCTGCGCTGA
- a CDS encoding SDR family NAD(P)-dependent oxidoreductase — protein sequence MGLQGSVAIVTGAAIGIGFAAAERLAERGARVVIADRSGAEEAASRLAARDLQVTGVALDVSSPEQVSAAVQATESRHGRIDVLVNNAGIYSTLEPKPFEQLTPQEWRQVFDVNVIGVFLMCQAVLPAFQRAGGGRIVNISSGVAFKGNPWMAHYVASKGAVISLTRALATELGRYQILVNSVAPGFTLSDGVHRNPTLVEGVREPSMRNRVLARDMTPADLVGAIEFFADAQSAFITGQTLVVDGGAYFH from the coding sequence ATGGGTCTGCAAGGTTCTGTCGCCATCGTCACGGGCGCTGCCATCGGCATCGGCTTCGCCGCGGCTGAGCGCCTGGCCGAGCGGGGCGCGCGGGTCGTCATCGCCGACCGCAGCGGCGCCGAAGAAGCGGCCTCCAGGCTGGCAGCGCGCGACCTGCAGGTGACGGGTGTCGCGCTCGACGTCTCGTCGCCCGAGCAGGTGAGTGCCGCCGTGCAGGCCACCGAATCGCGCCACGGCCGCATCGACGTGCTGGTGAACAACGCCGGCATCTACTCGACGCTCGAACCCAAGCCCTTCGAGCAGCTGACGCCGCAGGAGTGGCGCCAGGTGTTCGACGTGAATGTGATCGGCGTGTTCCTGATGTGCCAGGCGGTGCTGCCGGCCTTCCAGCGCGCCGGGGGCGGCCGCATCGTCAACATCTCCTCGGGCGTAGCCTTCAAGGGCAACCCCTGGATGGCGCACTACGTGGCCAGCAAGGGCGCCGTGATCTCGCTGACGCGGGCGCTCGCCACCGAGCTCGGCCGCTACCAGATCCTCGTCAACAGCGTGGCGCCGGGCTTCACGCTGAGCGACGGCGTCCACCGCAACCCGACGCTGGTCGAAGGCGTGCGCGAGCCGTCGATGCGCAACCGAGTGCTCGCCCGGGACATGACCCCGGCCGACCTCGTGGGCGCCATCGAATTCTTCGCCGACGCACAGTCGGCCTTCATCACCGGCCAGACGCTGGTGGTGGACGGCGGCGCGTACTTCCACTGA
- a CDS encoding isopenicillin N synthase family dioxygenase, protein MPDTTIPVIDLAPALQGNRAERLRVAREIEAACTDIGFFTITGHGVPLALIDTLRGHASTFFNLPLDEKRRAEPERVTVPRGYRALGFDALSRGNAGDAPGDLKEYYHFGRESWPDTPYYTGETGQRYFIPNRWPARPDGFAAAAAVYYAEMERLTGQMMSLAALALGLDEDFFEDKIDRHITAMRLNFYPAQQEAPLAGQMRAGPHTDYGLLTILNGENTPGGLEVQTRGGQWLRVETAPDTFVVNIGDLLMRWTNDRWVSNVHRVVNPPPGSGPAAQRISLAFFHHPNYDALVECIAPEGQAKYPPVLSGEYRDQQYRRTRV, encoded by the coding sequence ATGCCCGACACCACCATTCCCGTGATCGACCTCGCCCCGGCGCTGCAGGGCAACCGCGCCGAGCGCCTGCGCGTCGCGCGCGAGATCGAGGCCGCCTGCACCGACATCGGCTTCTTCACGATCACGGGCCATGGCGTGCCACTCGCGCTGATCGACACGCTGCGCGGCCACGCCAGCACCTTCTTCAATCTGCCACTGGACGAGAAGCGCCGCGCCGAGCCCGAGAGGGTCACGGTGCCGCGCGGCTACCGCGCGCTGGGCTTCGACGCGCTGTCGCGCGGCAATGCCGGCGACGCGCCGGGCGACCTGAAGGAGTACTACCACTTCGGCCGCGAAAGCTGGCCGGACACGCCCTACTACACCGGCGAGACGGGCCAGCGCTATTTCATCCCGAACCGCTGGCCGGCGCGGCCCGACGGCTTCGCCGCGGCGGCTGCCGTGTACTACGCCGAGATGGAACGGCTCACCGGCCAGATGATGTCGCTCGCCGCCCTGGCGCTCGGGCTCGACGAAGACTTCTTCGAAGACAAGATCGACCGGCACATCACCGCGATGCGCCTGAACTTCTACCCCGCGCAGCAGGAAGCGCCGCTGGCCGGCCAGATGCGCGCCGGCCCGCACACCGACTACGGCCTGCTGACCATCCTCAACGGCGAGAACACGCCTGGCGGGCTCGAGGTGCAGACGCGCGGCGGGCAGTGGCTGCGCGTCGAGACCGCCCCCGACACCTTCGTCGTGAACATCGGCGACCTGTTGATGCGCTGGACCAACGACCGCTGGGTGTCGAACGTGCACCGCGTGGTCAACCCGCCGCCCGGCAGCGGCCCGGCGGCACAGCGCATCTCGCTGGCCTTCTTCCACCATCCGAACTACGACGCGCTGGTCGAATGCATCGCGCCCGAAGGCCAGGCGAAATACCCGCCGGTGCTGTCGGGCGAGTACCGCGACCAGCAGTACCGGCGCACGCGCGTCTGA
- a CDS encoding xanthine dehydrogenase family protein molybdopterin-binding subunit — translation MNARTPPAGLVLPADADQGIGGSPRRKEDRRLLLGRGQYVGDIRMPDMLDVAFVRSPVAHARLGRIDKPEGLASMVYTMDDLHGVQPILAASALPGFKRSVQHPLARDKVRFVGELVAACVAPTRARAEDIAAQVMVDYIDLPVLASMEGAVDSGTRVHDEWSDNVFAETNTERSAVAADAAQKPTRTVRRRLRTSRQCMMPLEGRAVLCWWDHRLDQLVMYSAAQVPHINRTGLAECLGLDQGQIRVVSPDVGGGFGYKGLLLPEEICCAWLARHLGRPVRWLEDRREQLGANANCREHAYDIAVEVEADGRLVGIDCDAMVDSGAHSSYPFSACLEAAQIGSILPGPYRMDRFVCRTRSVATNKPPILPYRGVARTGVCFALELMLDAAARELGIEPYELRARSLVPASAMPYTNITNKYFDSGDYLAAMTQAVEALGWQAWRERQPKAAAGKRIGLGLAVFCEQGAHGTSVYHGWGIPMVPGYEQCAARFTPDGILEIRLGVHSHGQGMETSMAQVAHTVLGIDIDRVRVQHGDTANSPYSTGTWGSRCAVMAGGAVGTACQALAARMTEIAAALLGVPAASLRVEGGRIGMPDSPGLALDEIARTWYRAPQKIPLGIDPSGLEVVVGYKTAPDTGTFSYACHACAVEVDIATGRVTLLDYAICEDGGVLLNPQIVEGQLIGGLAQGIGTALYEEMPFDGEGQPLASTLADYLMPGAGEMPPLKIVHMETPSPLTLFGQKGIGEGGAIAPPAAIVNAVNDALHALGAELTECPASPERVLRALAAARTGAPA, via the coding sequence ATGAACGCTCGCACCCCACCGGCCGGTCTGGTGCTTCCGGCCGACGCCGACCAAGGCATCGGCGGCAGCCCGCGCCGCAAGGAAGACCGCCGCCTGCTGCTCGGCCGTGGCCAGTACGTGGGCGACATCCGCATGCCCGACATGCTCGACGTGGCCTTCGTCCGCTCGCCCGTGGCGCATGCCCGGCTCGGCCGCATCGACAAGCCCGAGGGGCTGGCGTCGATGGTCTACACGATGGACGACCTGCACGGCGTGCAGCCGATCCTCGCCGCGTCCGCACTGCCCGGCTTCAAGCGCTCGGTGCAGCATCCGCTGGCCAGGGACAAGGTGCGTTTCGTCGGCGAGCTGGTGGCGGCCTGCGTGGCGCCGACCCGCGCCCGCGCCGAGGACATCGCCGCGCAGGTGATGGTCGACTACATCGATCTGCCGGTGCTGGCCAGCATGGAAGGCGCCGTCGATTCGGGCACGCGCGTGCACGACGAATGGAGCGACAACGTCTTCGCCGAGACCAACACCGAGCGCAGCGCCGTCGCTGCGGATGCCGCGCAGAAGCCCACACGCACCGTGCGCCGCCGCCTGCGCACCTCACGCCAATGCATGATGCCGCTCGAAGGCCGCGCCGTGCTGTGCTGGTGGGACCACCGGCTCGACCAGCTGGTGATGTATTCGGCGGCGCAGGTGCCGCACATCAACCGCACCGGCTTGGCCGAATGCCTGGGCCTCGACCAGGGGCAAATCCGCGTGGTGTCACCCGACGTGGGCGGCGGCTTCGGCTACAAGGGCCTGCTGCTGCCCGAGGAGATCTGCTGTGCCTGGCTGGCGCGCCACCTGGGCCGCCCCGTGCGCTGGCTGGAAGACCGACGCGAGCAGTTGGGCGCCAATGCCAACTGCCGCGAACATGCCTACGACATCGCGGTCGAGGTCGAAGCAGACGGCCGGCTGGTCGGCATCGACTGCGACGCCATGGTCGACTCCGGCGCGCACTCGTCGTACCCCTTCAGCGCCTGCCTCGAGGCCGCACAGATCGGCTCGATCCTGCCCGGCCCGTACAGGATGGACCGCTTCGTCTGCCGCACCCGCTCGGTCGCGACCAACAAGCCGCCCATCCTGCCGTACCGCGGCGTGGCGCGCACCGGCGTCTGCTTCGCGCTGGAGCTGATGCTCGACGCCGCGGCCCGCGAACTCGGCATCGAACCCTACGAACTGCGCGCCCGCAGCCTGGTGCCTGCATCGGCGATGCCGTACACCAACATCACGAACAAGTACTTCGACTCCGGCGACTACCTCGCGGCCATGACCCAGGCCGTCGAGGCGCTGGGCTGGCAGGCCTGGCGCGAACGGCAGCCGAAGGCAGCGGCCGGCAAGCGCATCGGCCTGGGCCTGGCGGTGTTCTGCGAGCAAGGCGCGCACGGCACCTCGGTCTATCACGGCTGGGGCATCCCGATGGTGCCGGGCTACGAGCAGTGCGCCGCGCGCTTCACGCCCGACGGCATCCTGGAGATCCGGCTCGGGGTGCATTCGCATGGCCAGGGCATGGAGACCTCGATGGCGCAGGTGGCGCACACGGTGCTGGGCATCGACATCGACCGCGTTCGCGTGCAGCACGGCGACACCGCCAACTCGCCCTACTCCACCGGCACCTGGGGCTCGCGCTGCGCCGTCATGGCCGGCGGCGCAGTCGGCACGGCCTGCCAGGCGCTGGCGGCACGGATGACCGAGATCGCTGCGGCGCTGCTCGGCGTGCCGGCCGCATCGCTGCGGGTCGAAGGCGGACGCATCGGCATGCCCGATTCGCCGGGCCTGGCGCTCGACGAGATCGCGCGCACCTGGTACCGCGCGCCGCAGAAGATCCCGCTGGGCATCGACCCTTCCGGCCTGGAGGTCGTGGTGGGCTACAAGACCGCGCCCGACACCGGCACCTTCAGCTACGCCTGCCATGCCTGCGCGGTCGAAGTCGACATCGCCACCGGCCGCGTGACCCTGCTCGACTACGCGATCTGCGAGGACGGCGGCGTGCTGCTCAACCCGCAGATCGTCGAAGGCCAGCTGATCGGCGGCCTGGCGCAGGGCATCGGCACCGCGCTGTACGAAGAGATGCCTTTCGATGGCGAAGGCCAGCCGCTGGCCTCGACCCTGGCCGACTACCTGATGCCCGGCGCCGGCGAGATGCCGCCGCTGAAGATCGTCCACATGGAAACGCCGAGCCCGCTCACGCTGTTCGGCCAGAAGGGCATCGGCGAAGGCGGCGCCATCGCCCCACCGGCGGCTATCGTCAACGCGGTCAACGACGCGCTGCATGCGCTGGGCGCCGAGCTCACCGAATGCCCCGCGAGCCCCGAGCGCGTGCTGCGCGCGCTCGCAGCCGCGCGCACCGGAGCACCCGCATGA
- a CDS encoding FAD binding domain-containing protein: MKAVAYAFEAAASVDAATSVLRDGGWGFKPVAGGQSLGAMLNLRLAQPETLVDLDGISELRDVKEAADHVFFGAMTTHAAIEDGHVPDPSGGLMPFVARSIAYRAVRNRGTIGGSLCHADPAADWVACLPLLGATVAVAGEAGRRDIPAASFMTSAFETQLTDGELLLGVRVPRRSPAARWSYRKFCRKTGEFSHATVGALIDPADGTERLVLGALDGAPRVFEGAGLLHDLTADMTRRQALLDDAGQGLDDTRRALLAEMLRLALNDMETPR, translated from the coding sequence ATGAAGGCCGTCGCCTACGCTTTCGAGGCGGCCGCATCGGTCGATGCTGCGACCTCGGTGCTGCGCGACGGCGGCTGGGGCTTCAAGCCGGTCGCGGGCGGCCAGTCGCTCGGCGCGATGCTCAATCTGCGTCTGGCCCAGCCCGAGACGCTGGTCGACCTCGACGGCATCAGTGAACTGCGCGACGTGAAGGAGGCCGCCGACCACGTCTTCTTCGGCGCGATGACGACCCATGCCGCCATCGAGGATGGCCACGTGCCCGACCCGAGCGGCGGCCTGATGCCCTTCGTGGCCCGCAGCATCGCCTACCGCGCCGTGCGCAACCGCGGAACCATCGGCGGCAGCCTGTGCCACGCCGACCCGGCGGCCGACTGGGTCGCCTGCCTGCCGCTGCTCGGTGCCACGGTGGCGGTGGCCGGTGAAGCGGGCCGACGGGACATCCCTGCGGCCAGCTTCATGACCAGCGCCTTCGAGACCCAGCTGACCGACGGCGAACTGCTCCTCGGCGTGCGCGTGCCGCGCCGCTCGCCAGCCGCGCGCTGGTCGTACCGCAAGTTCTGCCGCAAGACCGGCGAGTTCTCGCACGCCACGGTCGGCGCGCTGATCGATCCGGCCGACGGCACGGAGCGGCTCGTGCTGGGTGCACTCGACGGCGCGCCCCGCGTCTTCGAGGGCGCCGGTCTGCTGCACGACCTCACCGCCGACATGACACGGCGCCAAGCGCTACTGGACGACGCCGGCCAGGGCCTCGACGACACCCGCCGCGCGCTGCTGGCCGAGATGCTGCGGCTCGCGCTCAACGACATGGAGACACCCCGATGA
- a CDS encoding (2Fe-2S)-binding protein → MTAVNLEFPAVREARITLDINGRAYAMTVEPRTHLADALREQCGLTATHLGCEHGVCGACTVEVDGAPQRACLQSATRFAGKRVRTLEAFDDDAVMAQLRDAFSAEHALQCGYCTPGMLMTARDIVLRLPQADEQRIRDELAGNLCRCTGYAGIVKAIQCVLRARGDTEGLRHAA, encoded by the coding sequence ATGACGGCTGTCAATCTCGAATTCCCGGCGGTGCGCGAGGCGCGCATCACGCTCGACATCAACGGACGCGCGTACGCGATGACGGTCGAGCCCCGCACCCACCTGGCCGACGCGCTGCGCGAGCAGTGCGGACTGACCGCCACCCATCTGGGCTGCGAGCACGGGGTGTGCGGCGCCTGCACGGTGGAGGTCGACGGTGCGCCGCAACGCGCCTGCCTGCAATCGGCGACGCGCTTCGCAGGCAAGCGGGTGCGCACGCTCGAAGCCTTCGACGACGACGCCGTGATGGCGCAGCTGCGCGACGCCTTCTCGGCCGAGCACGCGCTGCAGTGCGGCTATTGCACGCCCGGCATGCTGATGACGGCCCGCGACATCGTGCTGCGGCTGCCGCAGGCCGACGAGCAACGCATCCGCGACGAACTGGCGGGCAACCTGTGCCGCTGCACCGGCTACGCCGGCATCGTGAAGGCCATCCAGTGCGTGCTTCGCGCGCGTGGCGACACCGAAGGGCTCCGCCATGCAGCTTGA
- a CDS encoding SRPBCC family protein: MQLEQAFTLAAPIEPVWTAFHDVELLVDCLPGASIDPAGTPADAQSVPLLFKVKLGPIAAAFAGQGRIALDDTARTGSFAGSAVDTRTSSRIKGEARFSVQPDADDARSTRVALTVDFTITGALAQFSREGIVRALADQLSRQFAEQLQARLPQAAPCVAASSEDGAATGHAPLASATVPASRPTDNAIDLWSLLKAWLRSLWPGASRP; the protein is encoded by the coding sequence ATGCAGCTTGAGCAAGCCTTCACGCTCGCCGCCCCGATCGAGCCGGTGTGGACGGCCTTTCACGATGTCGAACTGCTCGTCGACTGCCTGCCCGGCGCCTCGATCGACCCCGCCGGCACCCCCGCCGACGCCCAGAGCGTGCCGCTCCTCTTCAAGGTAAAGCTCGGCCCGATCGCCGCGGCCTTCGCCGGCCAGGGCCGCATCGCGCTCGACGACACCGCACGCACCGGCAGCTTCGCTGGCAGCGCGGTCGACACCCGCACCAGCAGCCGCATCAAAGGCGAGGCCCGCTTCTCGGTGCAACCGGATGCAGACGACGCGCGATCCACCCGCGTCGCGCTGACGGTCGACTTCACCATCACCGGCGCGCTCGCGCAGTTCAGCCGCGAAGGCATCGTGCGCGCGCTGGCCGACCAGCTGAGCCGACAGTTCGCCGAGCAGCTGCAGGCACGGTTGCCACAGGCCGCGCCTTGCGTTGCGGCGTCGTCCGAAGACGGCGCCGCCACCGGCCACGCGCCCCTGGCCTCTGCCACCGTCCCGGCATCCCGCCCCACCGACAACGCCATCGACCTGTGGAGCCTGCTCAAGGCATGGCTGCGCAGCCTGTGGCCGGGCGCCTCGAGGCCCTGA
- a CDS encoding ABC transporter substrate-binding protein — translation MWIRTKTWAAIAGATAFTALTALSAHAQDTIKIGVSEPLTGAVAASGNYVTNGARIAADVINKKGGVLGKQIELVIEDNKSNPREAVNSAEKLILKDKVPVMMGAWSSTFTLAVMPKLMEYGVPMVVETASSGKITTSGNPWIFRTSPTSAMEALAFGKQLASFSPAIKKVDFLSVNNDWGLGAAAEFKKMLEAKGITVGRTETMAPDATDLSAQLAALKGTGSDTLIVTSGIEQLTLAIRQAGEQRLGQRLITTGGSFPEPLLKTPGPKGYASQHLLFFAPWAVERAKYPDVAKDFVDGWNARKLDFAGQTEGFRGYDAILTIAEAIKVAGKAEPAAIRDALWKVKLKGVNGDIAFGKEGPAGQESGQAEPNIYVVELKDGAVTVK, via the coding sequence ATGTGGATCCGTACCAAGACCTGGGCCGCCATCGCTGGCGCCACCGCCTTCACGGCGCTGACCGCGTTGTCCGCACATGCGCAGGACACGATCAAGATCGGTGTGTCGGAACCGCTCACCGGCGCGGTCGCGGCCTCCGGCAACTACGTGACGAACGGCGCGCGCATCGCGGCGGACGTGATCAACAAGAAGGGTGGCGTGCTCGGCAAGCAGATCGAGCTGGTCATCGAGGACAACAAGTCGAACCCGCGTGAAGCGGTCAACTCGGCCGAGAAGCTGATCCTCAAGGACAAGGTGCCGGTGATGATGGGCGCCTGGAGCTCGACCTTCACGCTGGCCGTGATGCCCAAGCTCATGGAATACGGCGTGCCGATGGTGGTCGAGACCGCCTCGTCCGGCAAGATCACCACCTCGGGCAACCCGTGGATCTTCCGCACCAGCCCGACGTCGGCCATGGAGGCCCTGGCCTTCGGCAAGCAGCTGGCGTCGTTCAGCCCGGCGATCAAGAAGGTCGACTTCCTGTCGGTCAACAACGACTGGGGCCTGGGCGCCGCCGCCGAGTTCAAGAAGATGCTGGAAGCCAAGGGCATCACCGTGGGCCGCACCGAGACGATGGCGCCCGACGCGACCGATCTGTCGGCCCAGCTTGCCGCGCTCAAGGGCACCGGCTCCGACACGCTGATCGTCACCTCGGGCATCGAGCAGCTCACGCTGGCCATCCGCCAGGCGGGCGAGCAGCGCCTCGGTCAGCGCCTGATCACCACCGGTGGCTCCTTCCCGGAACCGCTGCTGAAGACGCCGGGCCCGAAGGGTTACGCCAGCCAGCACCTGCTGTTCTTCGCACCGTGGGCCGTCGAACGCGCCAAGTACCCCGACGTGGCCAAGGACTTCGTCGATGGCTGGAACGCACGCAAGCTCGACTTCGCCGGCCAGACCGAAGGCTTCCGCGGCTACGACGCAATCCTGACCATCGCCGAGGCGATCAAGGTCGCCGGCAAGGCCGAGCCGGCCGCCATCCGCGATGCGCTGTGGAAGGTCAAGCTCAAGGGCGTGAACGGCGACATCGCCTTCGGCAAGGAAGGCCCTGCCGGCCAGGAGAGCGGCCAGGCCGAGCCGAACATCTACGTCGTCGAACTCAAGGACGGCGCGGTCACCGTCAAGTAA
- a CDS encoding branched-chain amino acid ABC transporter permease — MDQFLQHLLNGLVLGATYALLGIGLTLIFGIMRVVNFAHGELYALGGYVAYAAVSVFDLNYFGSLILAAIAGLVMGALIEYVLLRRRDLGSIDEVMLIMIGTMLIMQNTELLAWGGVAKAVPSPFSQEPLVWGEVSVSPIRLFVLCTALVLLGVFYLLIERSRFGLAMRATFQDRDAARIVGVDVSRIYTATFALGSCLAAVAGALLAPVFVVSPTMGDLANLKAFAIVILGGLGNLAGAALGGFALALVEEFGAGYISTAYRDAIGFLVILLVMIVRPQGLFTGKERIG; from the coding sequence GTGGATCAATTCCTTCAACATCTGCTCAACGGGCTCGTGCTCGGGGCCACCTACGCGCTGCTGGGCATCGGCCTGACGCTGATCTTCGGCATCATGCGCGTGGTCAATTTCGCGCACGGCGAGCTGTACGCGCTGGGCGGCTACGTCGCCTATGCCGCCGTGTCGGTGTTCGACCTCAATTACTTCGGCTCGCTGATCCTCGCGGCCATTGCCGGCCTGGTGATGGGCGCGCTGATCGAATACGTGTTGCTGCGCCGGCGTGACCTGGGCTCCATCGACGAGGTGATGCTGATCATGATCGGCACCATGCTCATCATGCAGAACACCGAGCTGCTGGCCTGGGGTGGCGTCGCCAAGGCCGTGCCCTCGCCGTTCTCGCAGGAGCCGCTGGTGTGGGGCGAGGTGTCGGTGTCACCGATCCGCCTGTTCGTGCTGTGCACGGCGCTGGTTCTGCTGGGCGTCTTCTACCTGCTCATCGAACGCTCCCGCTTCGGTCTGGCGATGCGCGCCACCTTCCAGGATCGCGATGCGGCGCGCATCGTCGGTGTCGACGTGTCGCGCATCTACACCGCGACCTTCGCGCTCGGCTCCTGCCTGGCGGCCGTCGCCGGTGCGTTGCTGGCGCCGGTGTTCGTGGTCAGCCCCACGATGGGCGACCTGGCGAACCTGAAGGCCTTCGCCATCGTCATCCTCGGCGGACTCGGCAACCTGGCGGGCGCGGCGCTTGGTGGCTTCGCGCTGGCGCTGGTCGAAGAGTTCGGTGCTGGCTATATCTCCACGGCCTACCGCGATGCGATCGGCTTTCTCGTGATCCTGCTCGTCATGATCGTTCGCCCACAAGGCCTCTTCACCGGCAAGGAGCGCATCGGATGA
- a CDS encoding branched-chain amino acid ABC transporter permease: protein MSRQKQLGFVACVGALAVLPLLWPDPYMLSVVASCGIFIIAAISLNLLLGFTGQLSLGHVAFFGIGAYTSALMSLGFDVDLLGTGTPWVVAPKPVWLAFASGILVAGLFGWLVSRIAFRVRGAYFVIVTISFAQVMRMVALNWVDLTEGPMALNNIPPLTLWLPGTGTLPIATKASIYWLVLAAAVAAYLLVAALVTSRLGRAMIALRENETLARSIGIDVTRFLRIAAVGAAGIAGAAGGLYAHTVRIIDPDVFMFMFTVTMVIMVIVGGKGTLAGPVIGGLLFGLLPEVLRGVLAPEVQWIIYGALMILVLIFLPKGIVPAAGALKRRVAARRTPRVAHVSAAESEPA from the coding sequence ATGAGCCGCCAGAAACAACTCGGCTTCGTGGCATGCGTCGGTGCACTCGCTGTGCTGCCCCTGCTGTGGCCCGATCCGTACATGCTGTCGGTGGTGGCTTCCTGCGGCATCTTCATCATCGCGGCGATCAGCCTCAACCTGCTGCTGGGCTTCACCGGCCAGCTGAGCCTGGGGCACGTCGCCTTCTTCGGCATCGGCGCGTACACCAGCGCCCTCATGTCGCTGGGCTTCGACGTCGACCTGCTCGGCACCGGCACGCCGTGGGTGGTCGCGCCCAAGCCGGTGTGGCTGGCCTTCGCCAGCGGCATCTTGGTGGCGGGCTTGTTCGGCTGGCTGGTCAGCCGCATCGCCTTCCGGGTGCGCGGCGCCTACTTCGTGATCGTGACCATCAGCTTCGCGCAGGTGATGCGGATGGTCGCGCTCAACTGGGTCGATCTGACCGAAGGCCCGATGGCGCTCAACAACATCCCGCCGCTCACGCTGTGGCTGCCGGGCACCGGCACGCTGCCGATCGCGACCAAGGCATCGATCTACTGGCTGGTGCTCGCGGCCGCCGTGGCGGCCTATCTGCTGGTGGCCGCGCTGGTCACCAGCCGGCTCGGCCGGGCGATGATCGCGCTGCGCGAGAACGAGACGCTGGCGCGCTCCATCGGCATCGACGTGACCCGCTTCCTGCGCATCGCCGCCGTGGGCGCAGCCGGCATCGCCGGCGCGGCGGGCGGCCTGTACGCACACACGGTGCGCATCATCGACCCGGACGTCTTCATGTTCATGTTCACCGTCACGATGGTCATCATGGTCATCGTCGGCGGCAAAGGCACATTGGCCGGGCCGGTGATCGGCGGACTGCTCTTCGGGCTGCTACCGGAAGTGCTGCGCGGCGTGCTGGCGCCCGAGGTGCAATGGATCATCTATGGCGCGCTGATGATCCTGGTGCTGATCTTTCTGCCCAAGGGCATCGTTCCCGCGGCCGGCGCGCTGAAGCGCCGGGTGGCAGCGCGGCGCACGCCCAGGGTCGCGCACGTTTCCGCGGCAGAGAGCGAACCGGCATGA
- a CDS encoding ABC transporter ATP-binding protein, producing MSSPVLTLSNVTMQIAGLTAVDQLSFSVEAGQIVSLIGPNGAGKTTTFNVISGYMRPTAGQVMLFGENIVGLSPDRIAQRGLVRSFQRTSVFAGCTVFDNVLTALHLQGRAGLWKTLLRTPGFRREEAALCEQAREMLDFLGLQSRADELASSLSYGEQRVLGVGLALAARPRMLLLDEPAAGLNPSETEAFKATVRRIGDRGITVLLVEHDMHMVMSISDHIVVLNHGRLIATGIPTAIQQDPEVIRAYLGSGLRRAQA from the coding sequence ATGAGCTCCCCCGTTCTGACGCTGTCGAACGTCACCATGCAGATCGCCGGCCTCACTGCCGTCGACCAGCTCAGCTTCTCGGTCGAGGCCGGGCAGATCGTGAGCCTGATCGGGCCCAACGGCGCGGGCAAGACGACAACCTTCAACGTGATCTCCGGCTACATGCGCCCGACCGCCGGGCAGGTCATGCTCTTTGGCGAGAACATCGTCGGTCTGTCGCCCGACCGCATCGCCCAGCGCGGTCTGGTGCGCAGCTTTCAGCGCACCAGCGTGTTCGCCGGTTGCACCGTGTTCGACAACGTGCTCACGGCCCTGCACCTGCAGGGCCGTGCCGGTTTGTGGAAGACGCTGCTGCGCACGCCAGGCTTCCGGCGCGAGGAAGCCGCACTGTGCGAACAGGCGCGCGAGATGCTGGATTTTCTCGGGCTGCAGTCGCGCGCCGACGAGCTCGCGTCGAGCCTGTCGTACGGCGAACAGCGGGTGCTGGGTGTCGGGCTTGCGCTGGCGGCCAGGCCGCGCATGCTGCTCCTCGACGAACCCGCCGCCGGCCTGAATCCCTCGGAGACCGAAGCCTTCAAGGCGACCGTGCGGCGCATCGGCGACCGCGGCATCACCGTGCTGCTGGTCGAGCACGACATGCACATGGTGATGTCGATCTCCGACCACATCGTGGTGCTCAACCACGGCCGGCTCATCGCGACCGGCATTCCCACAGCCATCCAGCAGGATCCCGAAGTGATCCGCGCCTACCTCGGGTCAGGACTGCGCCGTGCTCAAGCTTGA